AGTCAAGCTGAAACGCACGAGACGAGATGACAGATCGTGGATGTTTTGGCTGTGGTGACAGTCTTGAGTTGCGAGTTACGAGTCAACTGGCCGTCAAAGCCGGTTGACCGGGTCGGGTTTGCAGGGGAAAACCAAAAGTGCACAGACGCGTGCGGGGAATTGCcccacaatcacgaatcacgaatgtgaattgCGAATGCCGAAACTGACGACTGCGACGGTGAGAGAGGCATACAAAAGcggtgcggctgctgcggtgTGAGGGTTGCTGCGATtcctgattcacgactctgaTTGTTGGCTCGACGAaccaagattcacgattggtcTCTAAAGGTTGGTGTTTATCAAGACTAGCTTAGTTCAAGTGGTTCACAAGACGGATCGGTGGCTATGCTTCGAACGTCAAAGGTGGTATTTAGCGTGCGATGCGCAGTTGGACGCAGTGCTGGTGGGGCTTGGATGTCGACGGTGCGAAGCGGGGTGGTTGGTCGACAGTTGGGCACGTGGAGTGGCACAGATGCTGGTGTGAGCAGGGGTCACGTTCAGCGCGCTCGAGGTGTAGGTGAGCGACGAAACGCTTCCAGTGTGGACGAGTCTCGACTGGATACGCGTGCACCGCGCGCACTGAAGCGGTTGCCAGCCAAGATCGTGATCGCAAATCGCGGAGAGATTGCGTGCCGAATCATCGGCACCTGTCGCCGACTCGGTATCTCGACCGTCGCCGTCTACTCGGAAGCGGATGCCATGTCTCAGCATGTAAAGCTCGCCGATGAGGCGTACTGCATTGGTCCTGCCGCATCCTCGGAATCGTATCTGTGTCAAGAAAAgatcctcgccatcgcaCAACGTACGCATGCAACCATGGTGCATCCTGGCTACGGCTTCCTCTCTGAAAACGCGTCGTTTGCCAAATTGCTCCAAGACTCGCGCATCACGTTCATCGGTCCTCCTCCAAGCGCGATCGATGCAATGGGCTCAAAGAGCGCAAGCAAAGACATCATGTTGGCGGCCAACGTACCGTGCGTGCCTGGATATCACGGTCTCCAACAGGACGCCGAATCGCTTGCGTCCGAGGCAGACAAGATCGGCTACCCGGTCCTCATCAAGGCGGTCAAGGGCGGAGGTGGCAAAGGCATGAAGATCGCCTGTACGCGCGACGAGTTTGCGGATGCGCTCTCGTCCGCGCAGCGTGAAGCGCTCAAGTCGTTCGGAGACGCTACGGTGCTCATCGAGAAATACCTCACTGCTCCACGCCACGTCGAGGTACAGGTGTTTGCAGATACGCACGGCAATGCAGTGTACATCTCAGAACGCGACTGCTCGGTCCAACGTCGTCATCAAAAAATCATTGAAGAAGCGCCCGCCCCGCACCTCGACGCACGCCTGCGAACCGAGTTGGGAGAAAAGGcagttgctgctgccaaagcgGTCGGCTACGTAGGCGCAGGAACGGTCGAGTTTATTCTGGATGCGCAGAGACCGCAAGAGTTCTACTTTATGGAGATGAACACGCGCCTGCAGGTGGAGCACCCGGTAACCGAGATGGTCAGTGGCCTAGATCTGGTCGAATGGCAGCTTGAGGTGGCAGCTGGCAATCGACTGCCTTTGCTGCAGCACGAGCTCAGCATCCAAGGCCACGCATTCGAGGCGAGGATCTATGCGGAAAACACGGATGCCAACTTTCTTCCCGATACAGGTACGCTCGTTCACGTCTCGTTGCCTcgcacgacgacgacgacgcacTCGAACCCGGCGCTCATCCATCGAGATGCTGGCCAAGTGAGTTCGCTCAACGATGCACAAGCCGTCGTCCGCGTCGACACGGGCTTTGTCACGGGCGACGAGATTTCCGTCCACTACGATCCGATGATTGCCAAACTCATCGTCAAAGGTCGTGACCGTACCGAGGCGCTACGCATCATGGCTCATGCACTATCGCAGTACCAGGTGGTGGGACCGATGACCAACATCCAGTTTCTAAAGAACCTCGTGCGACATCCCAAGTTTATCGCCGGTGAGGTGGAGACAGGCTTTATAGCAAAGTACGGAGAGCAGGCGTTGTTTGGCGATCCGTATACGAGCGAGGCTGAGTTGGGCGAGGCGATTGCGCAGGGGGTTGTGTGGATCTACCAGCGCGATCTTGGTGCTACTTTGGACGACGCCAAGCGGGGTGTGTGGACGAGCGATGAGTTTGTTCGTTGGCAGAGCCGCACGTTTTCGGTCGGTCACAAGACGCTGGGGGAGGTGCAGGTCTGCGTGACGCCTACGAATGCACGAGCCGACACGTTTCATGTCGTCATTGACGCCCGCGACGGATCGCAGATGCGGTACGACTCGCTGCGCACACATGGCTCCACCACGATCGCGCACACTGCTTCTTCAGGCTCGTCGCCACCCGTCTACACAACCTTCCTCGCCACCGGCGTCTCGACCAGCTTCAACCTACTCGCGCCCACCTGGTTCTCACAAACGACCACAGCCTCAACGCACATGGCGTCCGACCTAGTCAGCTCGCCTATGCCGAGCAAGATCGTCGATTGCAAAGTCAAGCGCGGCGACTCTGTCAAAGCTGGCCAAACCATCGTCATCCTAGAGGCGATGAAGACAGAGATCTCGCTCAAGGCTCCTAGAGATGCGGTCGTAGAGAGCGTCAGCGCAAAGTGCAAGCCCGGTGGCTTGGTAGCCGAGGCAACTGTGTTGGTAACGTTTGTCGCGCAAAACGACGAGTAGCGAGTGCGCGTGCCACGCtaccaatcacgaatggtttCTACTGGATGCGTCAGTGTGAGCAGCGTGTGCGCGTGTGCGCGTGTGCGCGTGTGTTTGAGCGCAAAGCACAACACATACACTACCTGGACACGgtagcaatcacgaagTGTGAAATACGAAGCACACCGCACGATCACGAACGTTTCATGTTGGATTGCAAGCGTGATGCGAGAAGAGTACGCGGTGCATGGTGAGCGCACATGATTTGTGGAAGCGTGGAAGCGTCGAGACTTGGCGGCCGACCGGGTTGCGCggtgactcacgactcgcgGTTAGACGCGATACCTTTTGGTGGAACCTGTTTCGAAGAGCGACCTGACAATGTAGACCTgagcgatgctgatgccgaCCATGGTTATGCTTTCGACGACGCTGTACCAGAAGATCTTGGACTGGGTGCTTCTGACGGTATCGAAGTTTCTGTTTTCCCTGACTCGGAAGTATCTCTGTGTCCTAGTGATCTGGGTAAGCTTTTCGTCCATGTTGGCAATTCCCTCTTCGAGTGGCGCGCTGTGTTCCTTCAACAGCTTAGCCGGTTGGATGGGTAGGTCCAGTCTCGGTTCGCTTTCTACCGTGATGTCGAAATCGAGCAGTTTTTCGGCTACTGTCGACATGGCGTTTTCGAAGCAGAATGTATATTCGCCCACCGTGTTGCCGGTAAAGATGATGTCCAGCTGACGTTCCTTGTGGCCGCCGATGATGAGTTTCTGGTCCGGGTCATGCACCGAGTAGTCGATATCAAAGTGGCCTCCCGATTGCACGGCAAAGTAGAACCCGACTTTTTCGCCTGCTGCATCCACCCATGCGTAGAAGCACAGTCGTTCGTGTGGTTCGACGATTGTCGTCAGAGCCGCTCCCGAGACGTGCACTGGCAACAAGACCAGTGCgaacaccaccaccaacgtgCTGAGATACGCCGCCATCCGCGCAGGTTGTGATAGCGTCACCATGGCGCAATCAATATGTATGCACGCGCACTCGCCAAGCGGCTATCGAGTAGTACAGGCCGATCCAGCGTTAGCTCGCTAGAGTTGTCCGAGTGGATGCAGCGCAACAAGCGATTCGTGCAGCCTGAGTCGAAAACAAGAGCAAACAGATCCAGCGGCTGATTCGCGcccagtcgtgaatcacgaatgaggTAGTACTTGGCCTTGCAGCTGGTTGCAACGCCGCACAAACGATGAGGATGCTAATGGTGATCGTCCAACTAGATTCCTGCTcggcagtcacgagtgctgACCACCTCAACTCGAGTCGACTTGGGAGCGTGCCAGCAttgcgcttcgtgcttgcgcCTTTGGCTCtttcagattcacgattcgtgattcgtgattgcttccagctcgacagcgCTTCGTGtttcacgcttcgtgctttgtgctATTTGCCTGCATTCACAATGCGTTGAAAAGAGCGATGTAACACATGGAATTTCACACATGTGGCGGCTCACGGGTTGTGCTCCACCTCGTGCGTTGTGCGTCGTGCGTTGCGCGTTGCCTCAAGCGTGTGCAATTGGATTGGGGATTCTTGgtgcactcgtgactttgttTGTGCTCACCATCCGACATGTCAGCGCCGTACAAGCCAACGGCGACGGAAGCGTCGCCCTCTTCGGCGTCTTCGTAtctgtcgtcgtcgtctccGCGTCcgtctgcgtctgcgtctgcgtcgTCTCGGGCGCATGTGGACGATCCAAGTCAACCGCAGGACTTTGTCAGCGTCATGTCGCACAAGACGCCGTCCAAGTTCACCGACCCTTGCGCACACGCTGCCAAGCTATCGATGAAGTGTCTGGACGACCATGCGTACGATCGCTCGAAATGCGCCGACGTATTCCACCAGTACCGGCAGTGCAAAACCGCGTGGATCAACCAAAGAAGGCAAGACAGGCTCAACAATCGACCCGGTGCATTCGACTAAGTGACCGCACAATCGAAAGCTCGCTCTGCGTCTCcgtctcgagcatctggaCCGCTCATACGTCGTTCTCATCACACTCTGATCGGTTCGATAAGCCACACTTGTGACACGCGTGCAAGCTTAGATGATACTCGGACGCGTATAGATGCATCATTCAGGCAGAgtgccgagctcgtcgtttCAATCCTCGTCCTTTTTCCTCTTGACTGGTTTCGTCGTGGATGCAGTAGCAGCGCTGGTCGTAGCGTCTGTGAGTTTCCgcttgagcttgcttgTGGTTGCAGCCTTGCCACCTGCTGGAGCGATACTCTTGGTGGGCGTTGAAGCGCGAttggcagcgtcggcgTTCTTGCCAGCTGCGGGTGTGTTTTTGATCTGCGGTGTAGCGCTGCGCTCGTTTTCCTTGGTGGcatccttgtccttcttcttcttgacggATGGCGTATTGGTAGCTGCAGAGGTTGACGCGGTGTCTttgtccttcttgctcttttTGATCACTGGGGTTGGTGTAGAGGATGCGAGGTCAGCGGGAGTGGTGGAGTTCTTGGAGCTTTTCGGGGTGATATCCGAGTCGCGCTCTTGTTCGGTGAGTGACTCGTTGGCCTTGAACTCGAGACTCTTCTGGTAGGTTGcagaggagagagagaagaTTCGGTCTTCGAGTGGGATGTCGGCGAGGAGCGTGGGATGCGCAGTGCGTGCAGTGGCGGTTGAGGTGGATGAGTTCTTCAGGTATCCATCAAACCCTTTCACGATATTGCCACCCGACGATGCGGTGCATTGCAGATACGAGCCTTCGAACAGATAGATCTGTGATTCCAGATCCACCAGTGACCGATCAATCAGTCGTTTGTTGGCAAGTCCAGTGCGCAAGCCCAGCTTGGTAGTCTGGTATCGCTGTGTCGCTTCTTCTAAAC
The Mycosarcoma maydis chromosome 14, whole genome shotgun sequence DNA segment above includes these coding regions:
- a CDS encoding putative methylcrotonoyl-CoA carboxylase biotin carboxylase chain codes for the protein MSTVRSGVVGRQLGTWSGTDAGVSRGHVQRARGVGERRNASSVDESRLDTRAPRALKRLPAKIVIANRGEIACRIIGTCRRLGISTVAVYSEADAMSQHVKLADEAYCIGPAASSESYLCQEKILAIAQRTHATMVHPGYGFLSENASFAKLLQDSRITFIGPPPSAIDAMGSKSASKDIMLAANVPCVPGYHGLQQDAESLASEADKIGYPVLIKAVKGGGGKGMKIACTRDEFADALSSAQREALKSFGDATVLIEKYLTAPRHVEVQVFADTHGNAVYISERDCSVQRRHQKIIEEAPAPHLDARLRTELGEKAVAAAKAVGYVGAGTVEFILDAQRPQEFYFMEMNTRLQVEHPVTEMVSGLDLVEWQLEVAAGNRLPLLQHELSIQGHAFEARIYAENTDANFLPDTGTLVHVSLPRTTTTTHSNPALIHRDAGQVSSLNDAQAVVRVDTGFVTGDEISVHYDPMIAKLIVKGRDRTEALRIMAHALSQYQVVGPMTNIQFLKNLVRHPKFIAGEVETGFIAKYGEQALFGDPYTSEAELGEAIAQGVVWIYQRDLGATLDDAKRGVWTSDEFVRWQSRTFSVGHKTLGEVQVCVTPTNARADTFHVVIDARDGSQMRYDSLRTHGSTTIAHTASSGSSPPVYTTFLATGVSTSFNLLAPTWFSQTTTASTHMASDLVSSPMPSKIVDCKVKRGDSVKAGQTIVILEAMKTEISLKAPRDAVVESVSAKCKPGGLVAEATVLVTFVAQNDE
- a CDS encoding uncharacterized protein (related to ERP2 - p24 protein involved in membrane trafficking), whose translation is MAAYLSTLVVVFALVLLPVHVSGAALTTIVEPHERLCFYAWVDAAGEKVGFYFAVQSGGHFDIDYSVHDPDQKLIIGGHKERQLDIIFTGNTVGEYTFCFENAMSTVAEKLLDFDITVESEPRLDLPIQPAKLLKEHSAPLEEGIANMDEKLTQITRTQRYFRVRENRNFDTVRSTQSKIFWYSVVESITMVGISIAQVYIVRSLFETGSTKRYRV
- a CDS encoding uncharacterized protein (related to COX23 - protein with function in mitochondrial copper homeostasis), translating into MSAPYKPTATEASPSSASSYLSSSSPRPSASASASSRAHVDDPSQPQDFVSVMSHKTPSKFTDPCAHAAKLSMKCLDDHAYDRSKCADVFHQYRQCKTAWINQRRQDRLNNRPGAFD